DNA sequence from the Candidatus Woesearchaeota archaeon genome:
ACATAAGTTCCTGGAAGGATGTATGTATGCTCAATACTATCTAAATTATTACAGGAGTTTTGATTTGATTGACCATCACCAAAATCAATAGTACATAATAATGATGTTCCATCATCACTTACATCTACAATGAATCTTGTGTTAAATGGTTCTTCTCCACTTGTTGGTTCTGCAGTAAATGTATTAATTACTGGAGCTTCATCATTTACAAAGTTAATTGTAATACTATCAGATGCAATAGCACCTGAAGGGTCTTGAACGAATACTTCAACTACTCCTGAATTAGGAGTATTTGTCGAAAAAGTCATAATTGGACCGTTAATGTTTCTTACAATATTTCCTGAAACTAAATCTTCACTAATTGCCAAGTTTTCAAATGCATCATTAAAGTCTGTTACGAAATCTCGTAGATCAATTGTAATAGTTTCTTTGTAGTCTGCAGTTAATTGAGTTGGTAAATCGATAAATGGTGCAATGTTTTCAAGAGGTACAATTACAGTAATTACTGAATCTCCTCCAACATATACTTGATTACTTACTGAAGTGAATCCATTTCCAGTTACTAAATATTGATGTTGACCAGTATAAACATCAGTAAAAATTGCTCTACCTGTTGTTCCAGTTATTTCAAATTCATTGTAAACTGGAGTGTTTACATAATAATCATCAGAGTCTAATAATCTAAAGTTTATTTCTGCTCCACTTAATAACTGATTATTTTGATCTTTAATAATGAAAGTTACTTCGTGAGTATCAGGTTGTAATATTTGTAAATTTTGAGTTTGAATAACTCCTTCTCTAATAGTACAACCATTTGCAAAAGGCTCAGTATCCAATGTTACATTGTATTGTCCTGGACCTAAACTACTAATTGTGTTTGTTAAATCGAATGTGAATGTTTCTAAGTCTGCTTCAGTTGTTGCAGGACTTGTACTCTCATAAGTTGAAAAGACTAGTGTATTATCAAATAATAATCTAGCTTGAAAATCAATTGGATTTACAGTTTCATCTCTAAATGCTCCACCTCTAAATGTAGCATATAAACTTTCACCTTGACTGATTTGAGCAACACTTGTTGTCATATCAATTGAAGGAATATTTGATAAAGTAAAATCATATGCTCTCATCCAACAAGAACCATCTAAGTTCTCAGGGAAAATATACTCGATTACTTCTGCAAAATCTGTAATTGAATTAATTACTTGATTATCAATTACATCAGTTTCTACTCTAAATTTAATTTCATCTCCTTGCATTAATGCACTAGGAGTCCATGAGAAAGCTGCAAGACCACCACAAGTATCAACTAACATAGGAATAGTTACAGCTTCAGTTCTAATTAAAGAATTGTCAACATTGTTTCTAATTTCTAGAGTAACTAATGTATTAGCACTAAAATCTGAAAATCCGCCTGGCGCAGTTGGCCTAAATAAGTTAGGATTTGTTGATCTATAAGCAGAACATACTGTTTCATCAATACTTACAGGTACATTTACTTGAACCGGTTTTAGAGGATCTACAATATTTACTATATTTAATTGACCAATTTCTGCAATTGCAGTATCAATCTTTCTTGAATTAATTAAATAAGGTACATCATTAAAACAAATATCTGTTTCACATGAAAATCCAGTTTGCCATGAAACTTTAGGAATATAAACATCTCCTCTTGTAAAGAAATAATTCACATAACCAAAAGATACTTCACTATCATATCTTGTAATAACGATAGGATTTCCTGAACAACCATCAGTAATAATACTACAATCATTAGTAGGAACTAAGTTAGAAATCTCATAATCTAACATACAAGCCTCAAAACCTACACTATCACCAGTAGGATAAAATGTATCCCAACAAGTAATTGCGTCACCTGCATAGTGCTGTAGATTTACAGGACTAGCATCAGTACAACTAGCATCAGCACATACAAAAGTTTGCATTAATACATCAGCTGGAATGTTTTGATCAAATGTTAACTCAAATGCTTCGTAAACGTCTGCTGCGTTAGCCATACTAATTAAAATTAGCATGCTAAAGAGAAAACTGATTAAATTTTTTATGTTCATTTTGTCATTCACCATTTAAAATTATAATAATAGGTGATTGTTTATTTATAAAGTTATCTAGTTTTAGTTACTTTGAAGTTGTGACACAATAAAAGATTCGTCGAATTATCAGAAATTTATGTGATTCATGTGCTCTTAGAATTAATAATCAAAAAAGAAATTTATATTTATAAATCTCTAACAAAACTTCACAAAGCTTTGCGTGTGGTAGTCTCTCTTCGCTCGAGCTACTTTAAAAATAATAAAGACATCAGTCAAAAACAATACTTAGAATTAATAATCAAAAAAGAAATTTATATTTATAAATCTCTTGCACCAACAGTTTTTCTACCGTTAGCTTCTGCTCTTGCGCAAGCTTGTCCTACATGCCATACTAGCATTTCATTTAAAGATTCAGCAAAGTCACCAGAAACATTTTGTCCTGAAACAACTTCTTTAACTTTAGATTTAACAACTAACATAGTTTTAGCTGTAGCTTTTCCAACAAAAACATCTTTTGCTTGAACTGTTTTTCTACTATTAGCATCTGCTCTTTTAGCAGCAGCTTTTACTAATTCAACTGCAACTGCGTTTAAAGCATCTGCAAAGTCACCAGCAACGTTACAGTTACCTGAAACTTCTTTTACTTTAGATTTTACTACGATCATTTCCATTTTTCATTAAATATATCAAGAACATATTTATATTCAGACAAAACATCTGAATTAATGTTCTTGTGATACATAGAGCCATAAATTGAATTTATAACGCTAAGTATATAGGTTATGAAAACCTAATAGAAAGATTTTGATTTTGTGCATTTATAAATGTTTTGTT
Encoded proteins:
- a CDS encoding PKD domain-containing protein; amino-acid sequence: MANAADVYEAFELTFDQNIPADVLMQTFVCADASCTDASPVNLQHYAGDAITCWDTFYPTGDSVGFEACMLDYEISNLVPTNDCSIITDGCSGNPIVITRYDSEVSFGYVNYFFTRGDVYIPKVSWQTGFSCETDICFNDVPYLINSRKIDTAIAEIGQLNIVNIVDPLKPVQVNVPVSIDETVCSAYRSTNPNLFRPTAPGGFSDFSANTLVTLEIRNNVDNSLIRTEAVTIPMLVDTCGGLAAFSWTPSALMQGDEIKFRVETDVIDNQVINSITDFAEVIEYIFPENLDGSCWMRAYDFTLSNIPSIDMTTSVAQISQGESLYATFRGGAFRDETVNPIDFQARLLFDNTLVFSTYESTSPATTEADLETFTFDLTNTISSLGPGQYNVTLDTEPFANGCTIREGVIQTQNLQILQPDTHEVTFIIKDQNNQLLSGAEINFRLLDSDDYYVNTPVYNEFEITGTTGRAIFTDVYTGQHQYLVTGNGFTSVSNQVYVGGDSVITVIVPLENIAPFIDLPTQLTADYKETITIDLRDFVTDFNDAFENLAISEDLVSGNIVRNINGPIMTFSTNTPNSGVVEVFVQDPSGAIASDSITINFVNDEAPVINTFTAEPTSGEEPFNTRFIVDVSDDGTSLLCTIDFGDGQSNQNSCNNLDSIEHTYILPGTYVAQLSADDGVNEPIIAEEMIFVFNRTIEAPLINYFRLDTSNGPIVPTDLTFSWDVSHSGNLSMTCELYINADHSVVPCIGSAQELDFNLTGVSRFSIVAIDTDSTQVLRTIERKFYTDAVRLDEQHIDLIIDDVIVPGEFKFQIETLNETLQRRVIDVKPTIICNGVRNFIDNGNRMLSSSAISKETIDSKTFEFVTDSKDFKLVVPTDVECTVEVELTDDFGSLLTLSDRVTFSYPVVEANIASIRGKGTDIVNYMTSTVNVPFSNGYNSIEFVVENNEVEGKEITITMISADLGLTYSEELNLAPGASRKVQIPLYIADNIDAGRYPIRYSVIDGTDKQVRYGFVMIE